One Nonomuraea angiospora DNA segment encodes these proteins:
- a CDS encoding MFS transporter — MPKETYESPPRHWRAEITRTQWLVLVGTTMGWALDGFAGSLYALVLGPAMTELLPHSGIAPDAAGLGLYGGLTVALFLFGWGTGGILFGMLADHFGRVKVLSAGIVTYAVFTALAAFADTWWQLGVFRFVAGLGSGVEAPVGTALVAEAWRNRYRARACGVMMSGYAMGFFIAALAYAVLGGHGWRLMMGIAVVPALLVYFIRRHVPEPPEISGSIAARRERKARGHRTAQDRFVLRRLLTRPLLRHTLIGTGLATGALIAFWSVSTWYPQVIRQAAAAADLPAAVANERVAVASMLFNAGGILGYASWGFLADAIGRRRSFAVSFAISGASVLFLFPFPHTHTTFLLVLPVVGFGLYGALSGILVYGPELFPPSVRATGMALYNGIGRYITASGPLVAGVVAASWFGGDLGLATTCVVAVGMLGSLALFAAPETRGAPLPDDPVPALPNHPGRDAVGAGEETR; from the coding sequence ATGCCGAAAGAAACGTACGAATCGCCGCCCCGCCACTGGCGCGCCGAGATCACCCGCACGCAGTGGCTGGTCCTGGTGGGCACGACGATGGGCTGGGCCCTCGACGGGTTCGCCGGCAGCCTGTACGCGCTGGTCCTGGGCCCGGCGATGACCGAGCTGCTGCCGCACAGCGGCATCGCCCCGGACGCCGCGGGCCTCGGCCTCTACGGCGGCCTCACCGTCGCGCTGTTCCTGTTCGGATGGGGCACGGGCGGCATCCTGTTCGGCATGCTGGCCGACCACTTCGGACGCGTCAAAGTGCTGTCGGCCGGCATCGTGACGTACGCCGTGTTCACCGCGCTGGCCGCGTTCGCCGACACCTGGTGGCAGCTCGGCGTGTTCCGGTTCGTCGCCGGGCTCGGGTCCGGCGTGGAGGCCCCGGTCGGCACCGCGCTGGTCGCCGAGGCCTGGCGCAACCGCTACCGGGCCCGGGCGTGCGGCGTGATGATGTCCGGTTACGCCATGGGATTCTTCATCGCCGCGCTGGCCTACGCCGTCCTCGGCGGGCACGGCTGGCGGCTGATGATGGGCATCGCCGTCGTCCCCGCGCTGCTCGTGTACTTCATCCGCCGGCACGTGCCCGAGCCGCCGGAGATCAGCGGCAGCATCGCCGCGCGCCGGGAGCGCAAGGCCCGCGGCCATCGCACCGCGCAGGACCGGTTCGTGCTGCGACGGCTGCTGACCCGCCCGTTGCTGCGGCACACGCTGATCGGGACGGGGCTGGCCACCGGCGCCCTGATCGCCTTCTGGAGCGTCTCGACCTGGTACCCGCAGGTGATCCGGCAGGCGGCCGCCGCGGCGGACCTGCCCGCCGCCGTCGCCAACGAGCGCGTCGCGGTCGCGTCGATGCTGTTCAACGCGGGCGGCATCCTCGGCTACGCCAGCTGGGGCTTCCTCGCCGACGCGATCGGCCGCCGCAGGTCCTTCGCCGTCAGCTTCGCGATCTCCGGCGCGAGCGTCCTGTTCCTGTTCCCCTTCCCCCACACCCACACCACGTTCCTGCTGGTCCTCCCGGTCGTCGGGTTCGGCCTGTACGGCGCCCTGTCGGGGATCCTGGTCTACGGGCCCGAGCTCTTCCCGCCGAGCGTGCGGGCGACCGGCATGGCCCTCTACAACGGGATCGGGCGCTACATCACCGCGAGCGGCCCGCTGGTCGCCGGCGTCGTCGCCGCCTCCTGGTTCGGCGGCGACCTCGGGCTCGCCACGACCTGCGTCGTCGCCGTCGGGATGCTGGGCTCGCTCGCCCTGTTCGCCGCGCCCGAGACCCGCGGCGCCCCGCTCCCGGACGATCCCGTGCCCGCCTTGCCGAACCATCCCGGCCGCGACGCGGTCGGCGCAGGAGAGGAGACCCGGTGA